In Arthrobacter sp. B3I4, the following proteins share a genomic window:
- a CDS encoding PLP-dependent aminotransferase family protein: MTHETLDAAAELLPAEAIDAIERAATSAHRHERLFSERAANIKQSAVRDVFDISLRPGLVSLAGGSPYLQSLPLERLGESAAKIIAEQGLTALQYGGGQGTEELRTQICEVMAAEGILDAKPENVVITAGSQSAQDVATKVFCNPGDVILVEDPTYVGALNTFEAYQVEVGTVPMDDAGIVPDLLEAKIAALQTAGKNIKFLYTIPSFNNPSGITLSPERRQQVVDICRNANILVLEDNPYGLLRFDGQPLTPLRAGNPDDVIYMGSFSKIFAPGLRIGWALVPAHLQRRYYLASEAVTLCPPTLNQMLVSAYLRDYDWRGQIATYRGLYRERCEAMLAALDKHMPEGLSWTRPEGGFFIWVTLPEGVDTYPLLQKAIDAGVVFIPGAAFTHSDEPSNKLRLAFSAVPPEAIEEGVRRLAPVLQEAVAAL; encoded by the coding sequence GTGACCCACGAAACACTTGATGCCGCCGCAGAGCTCCTTCCGGCCGAGGCTATTGACGCAATCGAACGTGCGGCTACGTCCGCCCACCGCCACGAGAGGCTTTTCTCGGAGCGCGCAGCAAACATCAAACAGTCGGCAGTCCGGGACGTCTTTGACATCTCCCTGCGCCCGGGCCTCGTCTCCCTTGCCGGCGGCAGCCCGTACCTTCAGTCGCTCCCGCTGGAGCGTCTCGGCGAGTCGGCAGCCAAGATCATCGCCGAGCAGGGGCTGACGGCACTGCAATATGGCGGAGGACAGGGAACGGAGGAGCTCCGGACCCAGATCTGCGAAGTCATGGCGGCCGAGGGCATCCTCGACGCGAAGCCGGAAAACGTTGTCATCACGGCCGGTTCGCAGTCCGCCCAGGATGTCGCCACCAAGGTCTTCTGCAACCCGGGAGACGTCATCCTGGTGGAGGACCCGACGTACGTCGGGGCGCTTAACACGTTCGAGGCGTACCAGGTGGAGGTGGGCACGGTGCCGATGGACGACGCTGGAATTGTTCCGGATCTCCTCGAGGCAAAAATTGCCGCCCTCCAGACGGCCGGCAAGAACATCAAGTTCCTGTACACCATCCCCAGCTTCAACAACCCGTCCGGCATCACCCTGTCCCCGGAGCGCCGGCAACAGGTAGTAGACATATGCCGCAACGCGAATATTTTGGTCCTCGAGGATAACCCTTACGGACTGCTCCGCTTTGACGGGCAGCCGTTGACCCCGCTGCGGGCCGGAAACCCCGACGATGTCATCTACATGGGCTCCTTCTCCAAGATCTTCGCGCCGGGGCTGCGGATCGGTTGGGCACTGGTTCCGGCGCACCTGCAGCGCCGCTACTACCTGGCCTCGGAGGCGGTCACGCTTTGCCCGCCGACGCTGAACCAGATGCTCGTCTCGGCGTACCTGCGCGACTACGACTGGCGCGGCCAGATCGCCACCTACCGAGGGCTTTACCGGGAACGCTGTGAGGCGATGCTCGCTGCCCTCGACAAGCACATGCCGGAGGGTTTGAGCTGGACGCGTCCCGAGGGCGGCTTCTTCATCTGGGTCACGCTGCCCGAAGGGGTCGACACGTACCCGTTGCTGCAGAAAGCCATTGATGCCGGCGTCGTGTTCATCCCCGGCGCGGCCTTCACCCACTCGGACGAGCCATCCAACAAGCTGCGGCTCGCCTTCAGCGCGGTGCCGCCTGAGGCCATCGAGGAAGGCGTGCGGCGGCTGGCGCCGGTACTGCAGGAAGCCGTCGCGGCGTTGTAG
- a CDS encoding alpha-ketoacid dehydrogenase subunit beta: MTTMTIAKAINEGLRATLANNPRTLLMGEDIGPLGGVYRVTDGLIREFGADRVVDTPLAESGIIGTAIGLALSGYRPVCEIQFDGFVFPGFNQITTQLAKMHSRSNGNLTVPVVIRIPYGGGIGSIEHHSESPEALFAHTAGLRIITPSNPHDAYWMIQQAVDCLDPVIVFEPKRRYWLKGDVDTDAPGRSADPFAAHVLRAGTEATVVAYGPLVPVALAAANAAAEDGHSIEVIDLRSISPIDFDTVTDSVRKTGRLIVAHEAPTFGGIGGEIAARVSERAFHSLEAPVIRVGGFHMPYPVAKVEEDYLPDIDRILEALERALSY; this comes from the coding sequence ATGACCACCATGACCATTGCCAAAGCCATCAACGAGGGCCTCCGCGCAACCCTGGCAAACAACCCGCGCACCCTGCTGATGGGCGAGGACATCGGGCCCCTCGGCGGCGTCTACCGTGTCACCGACGGGCTGATCCGCGAGTTCGGGGCCGACCGGGTGGTGGATACCCCGCTTGCGGAATCCGGCATCATCGGCACCGCGATCGGCCTGGCGCTGAGCGGCTACCGGCCGGTCTGCGAGATCCAGTTCGACGGTTTCGTCTTCCCGGGCTTCAACCAGATCACGACGCAGCTGGCAAAGATGCACTCGCGCAGCAACGGCAACCTCACCGTGCCCGTCGTGATCCGTATCCCCTACGGTGGCGGCATCGGCTCGATCGAGCACCACTCGGAATCACCGGAAGCACTGTTCGCCCACACCGCGGGGCTGCGCATCATCACCCCGTCCAACCCGCATGACGCCTACTGGATGATCCAACAGGCCGTCGACTGCCTGGACCCGGTGATTGTCTTCGAGCCCAAGCGCCGCTACTGGCTCAAGGGCGACGTCGACACCGACGCCCCGGGCCGGTCCGCCGACCCGTTCGCCGCCCACGTGCTGCGCGCCGGAACGGAGGCCACCGTCGTGGCCTACGGACCGCTGGTCCCCGTGGCCCTCGCCGCGGCAAACGCCGCCGCCGAGGACGGCCACAGCATCGAGGTGATCGACCTGCGCTCCATCTCACCCATCGACTTTGACACGGTCACAGATTCGGTCCGGAAGACCGGCAGGCTCATCGTGGCCCACGAGGCGCCCACCTTTGGCGGTATCGGCGGCGAAATCGCCGCTCGGGTCAGCGAGCGGGCCTTCCATTCCCTGGAGGCGCCGGTCATCCGTGTCGGCGGCTTCCACATGCCTTACCCGGTGGCCAAGGTGGAGGAAGACTATCTGCCGGACATCGACCGCATCCTTGAGGCGCTGGAACGCGCCCTCTCCTACTGA
- a CDS encoding histidinol-phosphate transaminase, producing MTSSENPAGGIRPRPVVDLLPRYAAGKPPVPVEGLASYKLSSNENPLPPIPAVQQAIAARTDFNRYPDPLSSKLRGALADFLDIPAEDIVTGAGSLGALNQLLATFAGQNDDGKADEVIYAWRSFEAYPISVGLAGAESVQIPLTPEGRHDLDAMAAAVTARTRMILLCTPNNPTGPILTTAETERFLKTVPSDVVVVIDEAYQEFVRAADAVDGIEMYRKYPNVVVLRTFSKAHGLAGLRVGYSVSQPELTQHLRVTATPFAVSQIGEDAAVASLQHFGEVVERVQSLVDERDRVTAALRELGWFVPDAQGNFIWLNLGANSAEFAALAGERALSVRAFGNEGVRVSIGEAEANSRFLELCAIYTKAPRRS from the coding sequence ATGACTTCTTCAGAAAACCCGGCCGGCGGAATCCGCCCCCGGCCGGTGGTAGACCTGCTTCCCCGTTACGCGGCCGGAAAACCGCCGGTCCCTGTCGAGGGGCTCGCGAGCTACAAGCTCTCCTCCAACGAGAACCCGCTGCCGCCGATTCCTGCAGTGCAGCAGGCCATCGCAGCACGGACCGACTTCAACCGTTACCCGGATCCGCTGAGCAGCAAGCTCCGGGGGGCGCTCGCCGATTTCCTCGATATTCCGGCCGAGGACATCGTCACCGGCGCCGGCAGTCTCGGTGCCCTGAACCAGCTTTTGGCCACCTTCGCCGGCCAGAACGACGACGGCAAAGCCGACGAGGTCATCTATGCCTGGCGCTCGTTCGAGGCCTATCCGATCAGCGTGGGCCTCGCCGGCGCTGAGAGCGTGCAGATCCCGCTGACCCCCGAGGGCCGGCACGATCTTGACGCGATGGCAGCCGCGGTCACGGCCCGCACGCGGATGATTCTGCTCTGCACCCCCAACAACCCGACCGGCCCCATCCTTACGACTGCCGAGACGGAGCGGTTCCTCAAGACGGTCCCTTCCGACGTCGTGGTCGTCATTGACGAGGCCTACCAGGAGTTTGTCCGGGCCGCCGACGCCGTCGACGGCATCGAGATGTACCGAAAGTACCCCAACGTCGTGGTGCTGCGGACCTTTTCCAAGGCTCACGGCCTGGCCGGGTTGCGGGTTGGCTACAGCGTGTCCCAGCCGGAACTGACCCAGCACCTGCGGGTTACCGCGACGCCCTTTGCAGTTTCCCAGATCGGAGAGGACGCCGCCGTCGCGTCCCTGCAGCACTTCGGGGAGGTTGTAGAAAGGGTACAAAGCCTGGTGGACGAGCGGGACCGCGTAACGGCGGCTCTGCGTGAGCTGGGATGGTTCGTGCCGGACGCTCAAGGGAACTTCATCTGGCTCAATCTGGGCGCTAACAGCGCTGAATTTGCCGCTCTGGCAGGCGAACGCGCGCTGTCCGTCCGGGCGTTCGGAAATGAGGGGGTACGGGTCAGTATCGGTGAGGCCGAGGCGAACAGCCGGTTCCTTGAGCTGTGTGCGATCTATACAAAAGCCCCCCGGCGTTCCTAG
- a CDS encoding NAD(P)H-dependent oxidoreductase, translated as MSTNTVLTLVGSLRAGSTNAQLAEAIQLNAPEQVEVVIHESLGNIPFYNEDIDVEGQVPAAAAALRAAASEADSLLLVTPEYNGTIPAPLKNAIDWLSRPFGAGALSGKPTAVVGTAFGQYGGVWAQDEARKAVGIAGARVLEDVKLAVPGSMVRFAEVHPKDDAEVVEQIKGVFQAFAEARTAEAA; from the coding sequence ATGTCCACCAACACCGTCCTCACCCTTGTCGGCAGCCTGCGCGCCGGCTCCACCAACGCCCAGCTCGCCGAGGCCATCCAGCTAAACGCTCCCGAGCAGGTCGAGGTAGTCATCCACGAAAGCCTCGGCAACATCCCGTTCTACAACGAGGACATCGACGTCGAGGGCCAGGTTCCCGCCGCCGCGGCGGCCCTGCGTGCCGCCGCCAGCGAGGCGGACAGCCTCCTCCTGGTGACTCCGGAATACAACGGCACCATCCCCGCACCGCTGAAGAACGCCATCGACTGGCTCTCCCGCCCCTTCGGTGCCGGCGCCCTCAGCGGCAAGCCGACCGCCGTCGTCGGCACCGCCTTTGGCCAGTACGGCGGCGTGTGGGCGCAGGACGAGGCCCGCAAGGCTGTCGGCATCGCCGGCGCCCGGGTGCTTGAGGACGTCAAGCTGGCCGTCCCCGGTTCCATGGTGCGTTTCGCCGAGGTGCACCCGAAGGATGATGCCGAGGTTGTGGAACAGATCAAGGGCGTTTTCCAGGCCTTTGCCGAAGCCCGCACGGCGGAAGCCGCGTAG
- a CDS encoding dihydrolipoamide acetyltransferase family protein gives MTVNKFNLPDVGEGLTEAEIVSWKVKAGDSVAVNDVLCEIETAKSLVELPSPYAGTVTELLVAEGVTVDVGTPIISVSDAAAAAAPAAPAAAAEPPVVAAAPAAPEPPMYGKLEPDTSDADESAGPPAGGPLVGSGPKADAVKRRRRVSSAAPAPAAVPASASPNATEPVETHDIWISPEAVSSVDRPVPAQAGADDSRPTLGGAITGLVNRVLAKPPVRKIARDLGIDLADVVPTGSRGEVTREDLVSYQAQRDAELDQADSFWGKTGRRQEHRIERIPVKGVRKATARAMVDSAFAAPHVSIFVDVDASRTMEFVKRLKASRDFEGIKVSPLLILAKAVIWAAARNPSVNASWVDAQDGSDAAEIHIKHFLNLGIAAATPRGLMVPNIKNAQDLSLKELALALNELATTARAGKTQPAQMQGGTLTITNIGALGIDTGTPIINPGEVAIVAFGTIKQKPWVLDGEVMPRWITTLGGSFDHRVVDGDLSARFMADVASILEEPALLLD, from the coding sequence ATGACCGTGAACAAGTTCAACCTTCCCGACGTCGGTGAAGGCCTCACCGAGGCCGAAATCGTGTCCTGGAAAGTCAAGGCCGGGGACTCGGTGGCCGTCAACGACGTGCTGTGCGAGATCGAAACCGCCAAGTCCCTGGTGGAGCTGCCCTCACCGTACGCCGGCACCGTGACCGAACTGCTGGTCGCCGAAGGTGTGACCGTCGACGTCGGAACGCCGATCATCAGCGTCTCCGATGCGGCAGCCGCCGCAGCACCGGCTGCTCCCGCGGCAGCCGCCGAGCCGCCCGTTGTCGCAGCCGCGCCCGCCGCGCCCGAGCCGCCGATGTACGGCAAGCTGGAGCCGGACACCTCCGACGCCGACGAGTCCGCCGGGCCCCCCGCCGGCGGTCCGCTGGTCGGTTCCGGACCCAAGGCCGACGCCGTCAAACGCCGCCGCCGGGTCTCCTCCGCCGCGCCCGCACCGGCAGCGGTCCCCGCGTCGGCGTCGCCCAACGCCACGGAGCCCGTGGAAACGCACGACATCTGGATCAGCCCGGAGGCGGTTTCCTCCGTGGACCGCCCCGTTCCCGCCCAAGCCGGGGCTGACGATTCCCGCCCGACCCTGGGCGGCGCCATCACAGGCCTCGTCAACCGCGTGCTGGCCAAACCTCCGGTCCGGAAGATCGCCCGCGACCTCGGAATCGACCTGGCCGACGTCGTCCCCACCGGTTCCCGCGGCGAGGTGACCCGCGAGGACCTGGTCAGCTACCAGGCGCAGCGCGACGCGGAGCTGGACCAGGCCGACTCTTTCTGGGGCAAGACGGGCCGCCGGCAGGAACACCGGATCGAGCGTATTCCGGTCAAGGGCGTGCGCAAGGCCACCGCCCGAGCCATGGTCGACTCGGCCTTCGCCGCGCCGCACGTGAGTATCTTCGTGGACGTCGACGCCAGCCGCACCATGGAGTTCGTCAAGCGGCTCAAGGCGTCCCGCGACTTCGAAGGCATCAAGGTGTCACCGCTGCTGATCCTGGCCAAGGCCGTGATCTGGGCCGCCGCCCGCAATCCCAGCGTTAACGCCAGCTGGGTGGACGCCCAGGACGGCAGCGACGCTGCTGAAATCCACATCAAGCACTTCCTCAACCTCGGCATCGCCGCAGCCACTCCGCGCGGCTTGATGGTGCCGAACATCAAGAACGCCCAGGACCTCTCACTTAAGGAACTGGCGCTTGCTTTGAACGAACTTGCCACCACCGCCCGCGCAGGCAAGACCCAGCCGGCGCAGATGCAGGGCGGAACCCTGACGATCACCAACATCGGGGCCCTGGGCATCGACACCGGCACGCCGATCATTAACCCCGGCGAGGTCGCCATTGTCGCGTTCGGCACGATCAAGCAGAAGCCCTGGGTGCTCGACGGTGAAGTGATGCCGCGCTGGATCACCACGCTGGGCGGCTCCTTCGACCACCGGGTGGTGGACGGGGACCTGTCGGCCCGCTTCATGGCCGACGTCGCGTCCATCCTGGAAGAACCTGCGCTGCTGCTCGACTGA
- a CDS encoding phage holin family protein, whose translation MRSLIVRVIVNALALWIASWILPGLNISTSATTGAVANSGASQGTDAIGIVLAYLFIGLIFGIVNALVKPLVSLLSLPLTILTLGLFTIVINAAMLYLTSWLSSYTPVHFTIDSFFWTAVLAAIIITVVSLVANRLPGGRRR comes from the coding sequence ATGCGCTCACTCATTGTGCGGGTCATCGTCAATGCGCTGGCCCTGTGGATCGCCAGCTGGATTCTTCCTGGACTGAATATCTCCACCTCCGCCACGACCGGCGCTGTCGCCAACAGCGGAGCCAGCCAGGGCACAGACGCTATCGGTATCGTCCTGGCGTACCTGTTCATCGGGTTGATCTTCGGCATCGTCAACGCCCTCGTCAAGCCGCTCGTCAGCCTCCTCTCACTGCCGCTCACCATCCTGACGCTGGGGCTGTTCACGATCGTCATCAACGCCGCGATGCTCTACCTCACCTCCTGGTTGAGCTCCTACACGCCGGTGCACTTCACCATCGACTCGTTCTTCTGGACTGCCGTGCTGGCGGCCATCATCATCACCGTCGTTTCCTTGGTGGCGAACAGACTGCCGGGCGGCCGGCGGCGCTAG
- a CDS encoding AMP-binding protein: MFSSPFPAVDIPDISLYEYLFGGLQEEDLGRVAVVDGTSGTETSYRELRDGINAVAGYVAAQGLGVHGVAAILCPNIPAFAVVFHGLLRAGATVTPINSLYTADEVEKQLTDAGASWLFTISALLPAAREAAEKAGIPADRLVVLDGAEGHPSLRDLLTSGAPAPDVSFDPATHVAVLPYSSGTTGRPKGVMLSHRNLVANVEQSRALLKVTPEDRLLALLPFFHIYGLTVLLNLALRERARLITIPKFDLAEFLRMIQDHRCTYLFIAPPVAVALSKHPMVAEYDLGSVHTTLSGAAPLDGELGTRLAERLGCRVLQGYGMTEMSPVSHLIPVDATEVPVSSVGYTVPNMECRLVDPATGEEIEVPAEGTSGPGHLLCRGPNVMLGYLNRPEETADTLDPDGFLRTGDIATVGADGVVTIVDRLKELIKYKGYQIAPAELEALLLTHPGIADAAVIGTPDADGQEVPMAFVVRQPGEVGEQLDEAAVEEFVAGKVAPFKKIRRVQFIDAVPKSSSGKILRRMLRTTEPASQA, encoded by the coding sequence GTGTTCTCTAGCCCGTTCCCCGCTGTTGATATCCCGGACATCAGCCTCTACGAGTACCTTTTCGGCGGTCTGCAGGAAGAGGACCTGGGCCGGGTCGCCGTCGTTGACGGAACGAGCGGCACCGAAACGAGCTACCGCGAGCTGCGCGATGGGATCAACGCTGTGGCTGGCTACGTCGCCGCCCAGGGACTGGGTGTCCACGGCGTCGCTGCCATCCTCTGCCCGAACATCCCGGCCTTCGCCGTCGTCTTCCATGGCCTGCTCCGCGCGGGCGCAACCGTGACGCCCATCAACTCGCTGTACACGGCCGACGAGGTCGAAAAGCAGCTCACCGACGCGGGAGCCAGCTGGCTGTTCACGATCTCCGCCCTGCTGCCGGCCGCCCGTGAGGCGGCCGAAAAAGCCGGGATCCCCGCTGACCGCTTGGTGGTGCTGGACGGAGCGGAGGGGCACCCTTCACTGCGGGATCTGCTGACGTCCGGCGCTCCGGCCCCGGACGTCAGCTTTGATCCGGCGACCCACGTCGCGGTGCTGCCGTACTCCTCCGGGACCACCGGCCGGCCCAAGGGCGTGATGCTTAGCCACCGGAACCTGGTCGCGAACGTTGAGCAGTCGCGCGCCCTGCTCAAGGTCACGCCCGAGGACCGGCTGTTGGCGCTGCTGCCGTTCTTCCACATCTACGGACTGACCGTGCTGCTGAACCTGGCGCTTCGTGAGCGGGCGCGGCTGATCACCATTCCGAAGTTCGACCTTGCCGAGTTCCTGCGCATGATCCAGGACCACCGGTGCACGTACCTGTTCATCGCCCCGCCGGTCGCTGTGGCCCTGTCCAAGCACCCGATGGTTGCGGAATATGACCTGGGCTCCGTCCACACCACACTGTCGGGAGCGGCGCCGCTGGACGGTGAGCTTGGCACCCGGCTGGCGGAACGGCTGGGCTGCAGGGTTCTGCAGGGCTACGGCATGACGGAGATGAGCCCGGTATCGCACCTCATCCCGGTTGACGCCACCGAGGTGCCCGTCAGCTCGGTCGGCTACACCGTTCCGAACATGGAGTGCCGGCTGGTGGACCCCGCAACGGGCGAGGAAATAGAGGTTCCGGCCGAGGGAACCAGCGGACCGGGCCATCTGCTGTGCCGGGGGCCCAACGTGATGCTCGGCTACCTGAACCGGCCGGAGGAGACCGCTGACACCCTGGACCCGGACGGCTTCCTGCGCACCGGCGATATCGCCACGGTCGGGGCGGACGGTGTGGTGACGATTGTGGACCGGCTCAAGGAGCTGATCAAGTACAAGGGCTACCAGATCGCCCCGGCCGAACTCGAGGCGCTCCTGCTCACCCACCCTGGCATCGCCGACGCCGCTGTGATCGGAACGCCCGACGCCGACGGCCAGGAGGTGCCGATGGCCTTCGTCGTGCGGCAACCGGGCGAGGTTGGCGAACAGCTGGACGAGGCGGCCGTGGAGGAATTTGTGGCCGGCAAAGTAGCGCCGTTCAAGAAAATCCGCCGCGTCCAGTTCATCGACGCAGTGCCGAAGTCATCCTCCGGCAAGATCCTCCGCCGGATGCTGAGGACCACGGAGCCCGCGTCACAGGCCTAG
- a CDS encoding TetR/AcrR family transcriptional regulator, with protein sequence MSLIPIRPEAQAAQAERRDAARNRQLLLSAARELVEECGVDGLTMASLAGRAGVGKGTVFRRFGSRAGLMMSLLSDAEAQFQDRFMFGPPPLGPGAPATERLTAVGAERIVWILEYGDLARAADASAYNRFDVPAAVLWRRHLELLLREAGVTADPWLMAGALAATLEPERILHAVRLHGVAPDRLIESWRELASRVVQPA encoded by the coding sequence GTGAGCCTCATCCCAATCCGGCCCGAAGCCCAGGCCGCCCAGGCAGAGCGCCGGGACGCAGCCCGCAACCGACAGCTGCTGCTGAGCGCCGCCAGGGAACTGGTCGAGGAGTGCGGGGTCGACGGCCTCACCATGGCGTCCCTGGCCGGGCGTGCCGGCGTCGGCAAAGGGACAGTTTTTCGCCGATTTGGAAGCCGGGCGGGGCTCATGATGAGCCTGCTCAGCGATGCCGAGGCCCAGTTCCAAGACCGGTTTATGTTCGGCCCGCCGCCGCTGGGTCCCGGCGCGCCGGCCACGGAGCGGCTCACTGCCGTCGGAGCGGAGCGGATCGTCTGGATTTTGGAATACGGCGACCTCGCCCGCGCCGCCGACGCGTCAGCCTACAACCGCTTTGACGTCCCGGCGGCAGTGCTCTGGCGCCGCCACCTGGAACTGCTGCTGCGTGAGGCCGGGGTCACGGCCGACCCCTGGCTGATGGCAGGCGCCCTGGCTGCGACCCTTGAGCCGGAGCGCATTCTGCACGCGGTCCGCCTCCACGGCGTCGCTCCCGACCGGCTGATCGAGTCCTGGCGCGAGCTGGCCAGTCGCGTTGTGCAGCCCGCGTAG
- a CDS encoding thiamine pyrophosphate-dependent dehydrogenase E1 component subunit alpha translates to MGATHLPSTEFDGLDVDDQLEAQAEAVLGAPDAPMVQLLSPEGTLGTDPVFSEYAARLDAAKLRGFYADMAKIRRFDVEATALQRQGQLALWVPLTGQEAAQIGSGRASQPQDYIFPTYREHGVALTRKVDLAELLRQFRGVSNGGWNPKDTNFHLYTLVLAAQTPHAVGYAMGIQRDQKLAAARAAAGGTGPERQAPKAAVMVYFGDGASSEGDVHESMVFASSYNAPVVFFCQNNHWAISVPTAVQTRIPLSNRAKGYGFPGIRVDGNDVIAVHAVTEWALERAREGKSPVLIEAFTYRVGAHTTADDPTKYRGSEEEAQWRAKDPLERLEKYLRAEGFADDAFFEQVRADGDELAAYVRKTTHDLETPDIRTAFANTYAEAHPLIAEELAWFEDYSAGFADEAGAGGSGNQADTDGAAS, encoded by the coding sequence ATGGGCGCCACACATCTGCCCTCAACCGAGTTCGACGGACTTGACGTGGACGACCAGCTAGAGGCGCAGGCGGAAGCCGTGCTGGGTGCCCCCGACGCCCCGATGGTCCAGCTGTTAAGCCCGGAGGGAACCCTGGGAACGGATCCGGTCTTTTCGGAGTACGCCGCCCGGCTGGACGCCGCCAAACTCCGGGGTTTCTACGCCGACATGGCCAAGATCCGGCGGTTCGACGTCGAGGCGACTGCCCTGCAACGGCAAGGGCAGCTGGCGTTGTGGGTTCCGCTCACAGGCCAAGAGGCGGCGCAGATCGGCTCCGGGCGGGCGAGCCAGCCGCAGGACTACATTTTCCCCACTTACCGTGAGCACGGCGTCGCGTTGACCCGCAAAGTCGACCTGGCCGAGCTGCTGCGCCAGTTCCGGGGTGTGTCCAACGGCGGCTGGAACCCCAAGGACACCAACTTCCACCTGTACACGCTGGTCCTCGCTGCCCAGACACCGCACGCGGTGGGCTACGCCATGGGCATCCAGCGGGACCAGAAGCTGGCGGCCGCCCGCGCCGCTGCGGGCGGGACGGGGCCCGAGAGGCAGGCGCCCAAGGCCGCCGTCATGGTCTACTTCGGCGACGGAGCCAGCTCCGAGGGCGACGTGCACGAATCCATGGTCTTCGCTTCCTCCTACAACGCTCCCGTCGTGTTCTTTTGCCAGAACAACCACTGGGCGATCTCCGTTCCCACCGCCGTGCAGACGCGGATCCCGCTCTCCAACCGGGCCAAGGGATACGGCTTCCCCGGCATCCGGGTGGACGGCAACGACGTCATCGCGGTCCACGCCGTCACCGAGTGGGCCCTCGAACGGGCCCGCGAAGGCAAAAGCCCGGTGCTGATCGAGGCTTTCACCTACCGCGTCGGCGCGCACACCACCGCTGACGATCCGACGAAGTACCGCGGCTCCGAGGAAGAAGCGCAATGGCGGGCTAAGGACCCACTGGAGCGGCTGGAGAAGTATCTCCGCGCCGAGGGTTTCGCCGATGATGCCTTCTTTGAACAGGTCAGGGCCGACGGCGACGAGCTCGCCGCCTACGTGCGCAAAACCACCCACGACCTGGAAACCCCGGACATCCGCACCGCGTTCGCCAACACCTACGCCGAGGCGCACCCCTTGATCGCCGAAGAGCTGGCCTGGTTCGAGGACTACAGCGCCGGCTTTGCCGACGAAGCCGGCGCCGGCGGGTCGGGGAACCAGGCAGACACAGACGGGGCCGCCAGCTGA
- a CDS encoding universal stress protein: protein MTGIIVVGVDGSETALRAAHTARDLAASLGATLHVVSAFDSDRTEVFGSGSDRWVVSDAGEAEKVAKGIADSLRTGGTNVTYAAARGKPAEALIHEAERTEAQLIVVGNRRMRGLGRVLGSVANSVAHGAPCDVYIAKTDLAE, encoded by the coding sequence ATGACCGGAATCATCGTTGTCGGCGTCGATGGCAGCGAGACTGCCCTGAGGGCGGCTCACACCGCCCGCGACCTGGCCGCCTCCTTGGGCGCCACACTGCATGTGGTCAGCGCCTTCGACAGTGACCGGACCGAGGTGTTCGGAAGCGGCAGCGACCGGTGGGTCGTTTCGGATGCCGGCGAGGCCGAAAAGGTGGCCAAGGGCATTGCCGACAGCCTGCGCACCGGCGGCACCAACGTCACCTACGCCGCCGCCCGCGGCAAGCCTGCGGAGGCCCTCATCCACGAGGCTGAGCGTACCGAGGCACAGCTGATCGTGGTGGGCAACCGCCGGATGCGCGGCCTCGGCCGGGTCCTGGGGAGCGTCGCGAACAGCGTGGCCCACGGCGCCCCCTGCGACGTCTACATCGCCAAAACCGACTTGGCCGAATAA